The following coding sequences lie in one Amycolatopsis cihanbeyliensis genomic window:
- a CDS encoding rhomboid family intramembrane serine protease: MMPANPRAAAIVAVAFAALLYLVELADVIIPAELDHGGIVARTLSGLDGIVWAPLLHAGWGHLLSNTVPVLVFGFLAMASGFAQWAMVTATIWIVGGLGVWLLGPSDAFTVGASGLAFGWLAFLLVRGIFNRSAGQLIVAAVLLLLWGGMLWGLLPGNPGISWQGHLFGALAGVLAAWLVARADRARGRKQAGGPPSPGNLGA; this comes from the coding sequence ATCATGCCCGCCAACCCCAGGGCGGCGGCCATCGTGGCGGTGGCCTTCGCCGCGCTGCTCTACCTGGTCGAGCTGGCGGACGTGATCATCCCGGCCGAGCTCGATCACGGCGGTATCGTGGCCCGTACGCTGTCCGGGCTGGACGGCATCGTGTGGGCGCCGCTGCTGCACGCGGGGTGGGGACACCTGCTCAGCAATACGGTCCCGGTACTCGTGTTCGGCTTCCTGGCGATGGCCAGCGGCTTCGCGCAGTGGGCCATGGTGACGGCCACCATCTGGATCGTCGGTGGGCTCGGCGTGTGGCTACTGGGGCCCTCGGACGCCTTCACGGTCGGCGCCTCCGGCCTCGCCTTCGGCTGGCTGGCGTTCCTGCTGGTGCGGGGGATCTTCAACCGCAGTGCCGGGCAGCTCATCGTGGCCGCGGTGCTGCTGCTTCTCTGGGGCGGCATGCTCTGGGGTCTGCTGCCGGGCAACCCGGGAATCTCCTGGCAGGGTCACCTGTTCGGGGCGCTTGCCGGCGTCCTCGCCGCCTGGCTGGTGGCCAGGGCGGACCGGGCACGGGGGCGCAAGCAGGCCGGGGGCCCGCCCTCGCCGGGTAACCTCGGGGCGTGA
- the murI gene encoding glutamate racemase has protein sequence MTPSPDAPIGVFDSGVGGLTVARAILDQLPAERLRYVGDTAHNPYGPLPIARARELALTALDGLVADGVKALVIACNTASAACLRDARERYDVPVVEVVLPAVRRAVAVTHSGRIGVIGTEGTVRSRAYDDAFAAAKGVRVSTVACPRFVDFVERGIASGRQVLGLAQGYLEPLLRAEVDTLVLGCTHYPLLTGVLQIVMGQNVTLVSSAEETAKDVVRVLTERDLLSDREVQPRHEFVATGSAEPFTRLAHRFMGFAPGVLAPVAG, from the coding sequence GTGACCCCAAGCCCGGACGCTCCCATCGGCGTGTTCGACTCCGGCGTGGGCGGCCTGACGGTGGCCCGCGCCATCCTCGACCAGCTTCCCGCCGAGCGGCTGCGCTACGTCGGCGACACCGCGCACAACCCCTACGGCCCGCTGCCCATCGCCCGCGCCCGCGAGCTGGCGCTGACCGCACTGGACGGGCTGGTCGCGGACGGGGTGAAGGCGCTGGTGATCGCCTGCAACACGGCCTCGGCGGCTTGCCTGCGGGACGCGCGGGAGCGCTACGACGTGCCGGTGGTCGAGGTGGTGCTGCCCGCCGTGCGCAGGGCGGTCGCGGTGACGCACTCCGGGCGGATCGGGGTGATCGGCACCGAGGGCACGGTGCGGTCCCGTGCCTACGACGACGCCTTCGCCGCGGCGAAGGGCGTGCGGGTGAGCACGGTGGCGTGTCCCCGGTTCGTGGACTTCGTGGAGCGCGGGATCGCCTCCGGGCGGCAGGTGCTCGGCCTGGCGCAGGGCTACCTCGAACCGCTGCTGCGGGCCGAGGTGGACACCCTCGTGCTCGGCTGCACGCACTACCCGTTGCTCACCGGTGTGCTGCAGATCGTCATGGGGCAGAACGTGACGTTGGTCTCCAGTGCGGAGGAGACCGCGAAGGATGTCGTGCGGGTGCTCACCGAGCGGGATCTGCTGTCCGACCGGGAGGTTCAGCCCCGGCACGAGTTCGTGGCGACCGGTTCCGCCGAGCCGTTCACCCGCCTCGCCCACCGGTTCATGGGCTTCGCGCCGGGTGTGCTGGCTCCCGTAGCCGGGTGA
- a CDS encoding MBL fold metallo-hydrolase, whose protein sequence is MRLTILGCAGSLPGPHAAASGYLLEAEGFLLGLELGNGTLAELQALRDPFDLDALLFSHLHPDHCADFSALTVLRRYHPAPPYERRPRRLPVYGPAETPARLANAYAPHESERRETDLSDVYEFHTLSTRGTAIGPFEVTCFPMDHPTEAFGVRVSHGGRTLAYTGDTGPCAAAGELAMGVDLLLAEASWTDSPTRPPGVHLSGRQAGELARRAGAQRLLLTHIAPWTDRAEVLAEAEAEFPGTRLAEQGAVYDL, encoded by the coding sequence GTGCGACTGACCATCCTCGGCTGTGCGGGCAGCCTTCCAGGCCCGCATGCGGCGGCTTCGGGTTATCTGCTTGAGGCTGAAGGCTTCCTGCTCGGTCTCGAGCTCGGCAACGGCACGTTGGCCGAACTGCAGGCCCTGCGTGATCCGTTCGACCTGGACGCGCTGCTCTTCTCGCATCTGCACCCGGATCACTGTGCCGATTTCAGTGCGTTGACCGTACTGCGCCGCTACCACCCGGCTCCGCCCTACGAGCGGCGCCCACGCCGGTTGCCGGTGTACGGGCCCGCGGAGACGCCCGCGCGGCTGGCCAATGCCTACGCGCCGCACGAGTCGGAGCGGCGGGAGACCGATCTGTCCGACGTGTACGAATTCCACACACTGTCCACCAGGGGCACGGCGATCGGGCCGTTCGAGGTGACCTGCTTCCCGATGGACCACCCCACCGAGGCCTTCGGCGTGCGGGTCAGCCACGGCGGCCGGACGCTGGCCTACACCGGCGACACCGGGCCGTGCGCGGCGGCCGGGGAGCTGGCCATGGGCGTGGACCTGCTGCTGGCCGAGGCGTCCTGGACGGACTCGCCCACCCGCCCACCGGGAGTGCACCTCTCCGGCAGGCAGGCGGGCGAGCTGGCCCGCCGGGCCGGGGCCCAGCGGTTGTTGCTGACGCACATCGCCCCGTGGACCGACCGGGCCGAGGTACTCGCCGAAGCCGAGGCGGAGTTCCCCGGCACCCGGCTGGCCGAGCAGGGCGCCGTCTACGACCTCTAG
- the rph gene encoding ribonuclease PH — protein sequence MVRKDGRNDDQLREVRITRGFQQWPAGSVLIEFGNTRVLCAASVTEGVPRWRSGSGLGWVTAEYAMLPSSTNTRSDRESVKGRIGGRTHEISRLIGRSLRACIDLAALGENTIVIDCDVIQADGGTRTAAITGAYVALADAITWLGAAGRLADPKPLSAAVSAVSVGVVDGRVRLDLPYEEDSRAEVDTNVVATDVGTLIEVQGTGEGATFTRSTLDKMLDIALAGCAELARKQEEALALPYPGELPEPQPAGKKSKGTK from the coding sequence GTGGTGCGAAAAGACGGCAGGAACGACGACCAGCTCCGCGAGGTGCGGATCACCCGCGGATTCCAGCAGTGGCCCGCCGGCTCGGTGCTCATCGAGTTCGGCAACACCAGGGTGCTGTGCGCGGCCAGCGTGACCGAGGGGGTCCCGCGCTGGCGCAGCGGCTCCGGGCTGGGTTGGGTCACCGCCGAGTACGCGATGCTGCCCTCGTCCACCAACACCCGGAGTGACCGGGAGTCGGTGAAGGGTCGGATCGGCGGGCGTACGCACGAGATCAGCAGGCTGATCGGGCGCTCGCTGCGCGCCTGCATCGACCTGGCCGCGCTCGGGGAGAACACCATCGTGATCGACTGCGATGTGATCCAGGCCGACGGCGGCACCCGAACCGCGGCGATCACCGGGGCCTACGTGGCGCTGGCCGACGCGATCACCTGGCTCGGTGCTGCCGGCCGGCTCGCCGACCCGAAGCCGTTGTCGGCCGCGGTCTCCGCGGTCAGCGTCGGTGTGGTGGACGGCAGGGTCCGGCTCGACCTGCCCTACGAGGAGGACTCGCGGGCCGAGGTGGACACGAACGTGGTGGCCACCGACGTGGGCACCCTGATCGAGGTGCAGGGTACCGGCGAGGGAGCCACCTTCACTCGATCTACTTTGGACAAGATGCTGGACATAGCGCTCGCCGGATGCGCGGAGTTGGCCCGTAAGCAGGAGGAAGCACTCGCGCTGCCCTATCCCGGCGAGCTGCCCGAACCGCAACCCGCGGGGAAGAAGTCGAAGGGCACCAAATGA
- the rdgB gene encoding RdgB/HAM1 family non-canonical purine NTP pyrophosphatase encodes MSKLLLATRNEGKLAELRRILAAGGVEGLEVLGLADVAEFEEIAETGATFEENALLKARAAAEATGLPSVADDSGLVVDALNGMPGVLSARWSGRHGDDEANLELLLAQLADVPQERRGAGFVCAAALVVPGGGETVVHGDWGGEIAWEPRGTNGFGYDPIFLPEGETRTSAELGSAEKDAVSHRGLALRELLPYLHELA; translated from the coding sequence ATGAGCAAGCTGCTACTGGCCACCCGGAACGAGGGCAAACTGGCCGAGCTGCGCCGGATCCTCGCCGCCGGGGGTGTCGAAGGGCTCGAGGTGCTCGGGTTGGCCGACGTGGCGGAGTTCGAGGAGATCGCGGAGACCGGCGCGACCTTCGAGGAGAACGCACTGCTCAAGGCTCGCGCCGCCGCCGAGGCTACCGGGCTGCCCAGCGTGGCGGACGACTCCGGGCTGGTGGTGGACGCGCTGAACGGCATGCCGGGCGTGCTCTCCGCGCGCTGGTCCGGCCGGCACGGCGATGACGAGGCCAACCTCGAGTTGCTGCTCGCCCAACTCGCCGACGTGCCGCAGGAGCGCAGGGGAGCGGGCTTCGTCTGCGCCGCCGCGCTGGTGGTCCCTGGTGGCGGGGAGACCGTGGTGCACGGCGACTGGGGCGGCGAGATCGCCTGGGAACCCCGTGGCACCAACGGTTTCGGCTACGACCCGATCTTCCTCCCCGAGGGGGAGACCCGCACCTCGGCCGAGCTCGGCTCGGCGGAGAAGGATGCCGTCTCGCACCGCGGTCTCGCCCTGCGCGAGCTGCTGCCCTACCTGCACGAGCTCGCCTAG
- the bcp gene encoding thioredoxin-dependent thiol peroxidase: protein MTTEQRRLSPGDPAPGFTLPDSEGNEVSLADFRGRSVVVYFYPAAGTPGCTKQACDFRDNLAELEGAGYQVLGVSPDKPEKLATFVQTEQLTFPLLSDPDKTVLTEWGAFGEKKNYGRVVQGVIRSTFVVDPEGNIAKALYNVRATGHVAKLLRDLDIAG, encoded by the coding sequence ATGACCACCGAACAGCGTCGGCTCTCCCCCGGTGACCCGGCTCCCGGGTTCACCCTCCCGGACAGCGAGGGCAACGAGGTGTCCCTTGCCGACTTCCGGGGCCGCTCCGTCGTCGTGTACTTCTACCCGGCCGCTGGCACGCCCGGGTGCACCAAGCAGGCCTGCGACTTCCGGGACAACCTGGCCGAACTCGAAGGGGCCGGTTACCAGGTGCTCGGCGTCTCACCGGACAAACCGGAGAAACTGGCCACGTTCGTCCAGACCGAACAGCTGACCTTCCCGCTGCTGTCCGACCCGGACAAGACGGTGCTCACCGAGTGGGGCGCGTTCGGCGAGAAGAAGAACTACGGCCGGGTGGTGCAGGGGGTCATCCGTTCGACCTTCGTGGTGGACCCGGAGGGCAACATCGCCAAGGCGCTCTACAACGTCCGCGCCACCGGGCACGTCGCCAAGTTGCTGCGCGACCTGGACATCGCGGGCTGA
- a CDS encoding IS3 family transposase: MIYRYRFISEYRAEFGVKRLCRVLGLRRQGFHEWVAGGRAREDAAAAERELVAVIAAVHAEHHRAYGVPRITAELHRRGYRVNHKRVERLMRAHGIAGTTRRKRRSLTTPAPQPVAPVADLIRRDFTADSPGQRMVGDITCVPTFEGWLYLATVIDLHTREVVGHAMADHLRADLVCDAIAVATARGLIDPHAVFHSDRGVQYTSTQFRQALAEARILPSLGRTGSCYDNAVAESFFATLKTEINVPLWRTRNQARHDIFSYLHYYNHHRLHSTIGHRTPHQARTSYSHHHAA; the protein is encoded by the coding sequence ATGATCTACCGCTACCGATTCATCTCTGAGTACCGCGCCGAGTTCGGCGTGAAGCGGTTGTGCCGGGTGCTGGGCCTGCGCCGGCAAGGGTTCCACGAGTGGGTCGCTGGCGGCCGGGCCCGGGAGGACGCGGCAGCGGCCGAGCGGGAACTGGTCGCGGTGATCGCGGCGGTCCATGCCGAGCACCACCGTGCCTACGGGGTGCCCCGCATCACCGCGGAGCTGCACCGGCGCGGGTACCGGGTGAATCACAAGCGGGTGGAGCGGCTCATGCGCGCACACGGCATCGCCGGGACCACCCGCCGCAAGCGCCGGTCGCTGACCACACCGGCCCCACAGCCCGTGGCGCCGGTGGCGGACCTGATCCGCCGCGATTTCACCGCCGACAGTCCTGGTCAGCGGATGGTCGGGGATATCACCTGCGTGCCCACGTTCGAAGGCTGGCTCTACCTGGCCACGGTGATCGACCTACACACCCGGGAAGTCGTCGGACACGCCATGGCCGATCACCTCCGCGCCGATCTGGTCTGCGACGCGATCGCGGTAGCCACCGCACGCGGCCTGATCGACCCGCACGCGGTGTTCCACTCCGACCGCGGGGTGCAGTACACCTCGACCCAGTTCCGCCAAGCCCTGGCCGAAGCCCGGATCCTGCCCTCCCTCGGACGGACCGGATCCTGCTACGACAACGCGGTCGCCGAATCCTTCTTCGCCACCCTCAAAACCGAGATCAACGTCCCCCTCTGGCGCACCCGCAACCAAGCACGCCACGACATATTCAGCTACCTGCACTACTACAACCACCACCGACTGCACTCCACCATCGGCCACCGCACACCACACCAAGCCCGAACCAGCTACAGTCACCACCACGCCGCATGA
- a CDS encoding IS110 family transposase → MVMIGVDAHKRTHTLVAVDEIGRKLAERTVQATSDGHLAALQWAGQWTAVSFAVEDCRHMTRRLEQDLLRAGLPVVRVHTRFMATARRAGRQPGKSDPIDALAAAHAALREPDLPVAMLDGPARQVKLLSDYRHDLVTERTKVINRLRWHLHELDPELTIPPRGLRSYRTMDAVAHRLNSFEGTVARIAGDLLDRCQELTRQVNQLERELRDLVQALAPSLLEVPGCGVLSAAALIGETATASRFRSKDAYARFTGTAPIPVWSGNTTKVRLNRGGNRILNNALHTIAVTQTRSNGPGKDYYDKLTARGKTRKEALRLLRRRLSDVVFRALLTDERARAQPAPAALQAAA, encoded by the coding sequence ATGGTGATGATCGGCGTGGACGCGCACAAGCGGACACACACGCTGGTCGCGGTCGACGAGATCGGCCGCAAGTTGGCAGAACGCACGGTCCAGGCGACAAGCGACGGTCATTTGGCCGCGTTGCAGTGGGCCGGGCAGTGGACTGCGGTGTCGTTCGCGGTCGAGGACTGTCGGCATATGACCCGCCGGCTGGAGCAGGACTTGCTGCGGGCCGGGCTCCCGGTGGTTCGTGTGCACACCCGGTTCATGGCCACCGCCCGCCGGGCGGGCCGCCAGCCCGGCAAGTCCGACCCCATCGACGCGCTCGCGGCCGCGCACGCGGCGCTGCGCGAGCCCGATCTGCCGGTCGCCATGCTGGACGGGCCGGCTCGCCAAGTCAAGCTACTGTCTGATTACCGGCATGATCTGGTTACCGAACGCACCAAGGTGATCAACCGGCTGCGCTGGCATCTGCACGAACTCGACCCCGAGCTCACGATCCCGCCGCGTGGGCTGCGCAGCTACCGCACGATGGACGCCGTCGCCCACCGGCTGAACAGTTTCGAGGGCACGGTCGCCCGCATCGCCGGCGACCTGCTCGACCGCTGCCAGGAACTGACCCGCCAGGTCAACCAGCTGGAACGCGAACTCCGCGATCTGGTCCAGGCCCTGGCACCGAGCTTGCTGGAGGTGCCCGGCTGCGGGGTACTCAGCGCGGCCGCCCTCATCGGCGAAACCGCGACCGCGTCCCGGTTCCGTTCCAAGGATGCCTACGCGCGGTTCACCGGCACCGCACCGATCCCCGTCTGGTCGGGCAACACCACCAAGGTCCGCCTCAACCGCGGCGGCAACCGGATCCTCAACAACGCCCTGCACACCATCGCCGTCACCCAAACCCGCAGCAACGGGCCCGGCAAGGACTACTACGACAAGCTCACCGCCCGAGGCAAGACCCGCAAGGAGGCCCTCCGGCTGCTCCGGCGGCGCCTGTCCGACGTCGTGTTCCGCGCCCTGCTCACCGACGAACGCGCCCGTGCTCAGCCTGCTCCAGCAGCCCTGCAGGCGGCGGCTTGA
- a CDS encoding transposase → MVAKKMRYPVEFIEDAVRLTRSSDRPLRQMARELGVNPETLRSWVNKAKQAEVEQPEDLAVPEEVRALRKRVAELEQDNDILRKAAAYFALVPG, encoded by the coding sequence GTGGTAGCTAAGAAGATGAGGTACCCGGTCGAGTTCATCGAGGACGCGGTGAGGTTGACCCGTTCCAGTGACCGGCCGTTACGGCAGATGGCGCGGGAGTTGGGGGTCAATCCCGAGACCCTGCGCAGTTGGGTGAACAAGGCTAAGCAGGCCGAGGTCGAGCAGCCGGAAGACCTCGCCGTGCCCGAGGAGGTGCGGGCGTTGCGCAAGCGGGTGGCCGAGCTGGAACAGGACAACGACATCCTGCGCAAAGCAGCCGCCTATTTCGCCTTAGTGCCAGGATGA
- a CDS encoding pyridoxamine 5'-phosphate oxidase family protein, producing the protein MTGQQPRPQRRSRRVAMSAEEIDAYLAAERTCRVATVNERGPHVTALWFAWHERALWLYSITDSQRWVDLRRDPRIAILVDSGHDYFELRGAEITGVAEQVGEAPRTGEHCPELVEPEKLFAHKYFGVEELPYDGRHGWLRVTPEKINSWDFRKMLAGQ; encoded by the coding sequence GTGACCGGTCAGCAACCGAGGCCGCAACGGCGTAGCCGCCGGGTGGCGATGTCCGCGGAGGAGATCGACGCGTACCTTGCCGCCGAGCGCACCTGCCGGGTGGCCACGGTGAACGAGCGCGGGCCGCATGTCACCGCGTTGTGGTTCGCCTGGCACGAGCGGGCGCTGTGGCTGTACTCGATTACCGACAGCCAGCGCTGGGTGGACCTGCGCCGCGATCCGCGGATCGCGATACTGGTCGACTCCGGCCACGACTACTTCGAGTTGCGCGGGGCGGAGATCACCGGTGTGGCCGAGCAGGTGGGCGAGGCGCCGCGCACCGGCGAGCACTGCCCGGAGCTGGTGGAGCCGGAAAAGTTGTTCGCGCACAAGTACTTCGGCGTCGAGGAGTTGCCGTACGACGGGCGGCACGGCTGGCTCCGGGTCACCCCGGAGAAGATCAACAGCTGGGACTTTCGGAAGATGCTCGCCGGTCAGTGA